The following are from one region of the Penaeus chinensis breed Huanghai No. 1 chromosome 32, ASM1920278v2, whole genome shotgun sequence genome:
- the LOC125042648 gene encoding uncharacterized protein LOC125042648, whose translation MRTLILLSVLGAALALVPARTFPLELAPLRLRPRQEVVIDGTSTTIGVASAYYLRGLMPSSLSILQKILGVLLPSSPEEDIDYFELIKEDVKRVVGDYIDQHNMHQLEIYKDDLGRLLQRYMEAPVESATYPDKNTVANSLSTSIIANRFLVEAGERPQSMIIHYADIASIHILVLKDAAETYTEPGTVSRWWVDLNIQLDHYIDYGRRLQNSVVDWRNDMMTCTYEQSGKYDSWTVQDDVAGITDVCKQLQGTHNCDDHCQIYQIHMNREVTTFIWNYMGKALREWEDLKVQASEMAAHAH comes from the exons ATGAGGACTTTGATCTTGCTGTCCGTGCTGGGGGCGGCCCTGGCCCTTGTCCCTGCGAGGACGTTCCCTCTCGAACTCGCTCCTCTGCGGCTTCGGCCCCGTCAGGAAGTCGTCATTGATGGCACGA GTACGACCATTGGTGTAGCTTCGGCCTACTACCTAAGGGGTCTCATGCCGAGCTCTCTGTCC ATCCTGCAGAAGATCCTTGGCGTCCTTCTCCCTTCGTCACCCGAGGAGGACATCGACTACTTCGAACTGATCAAGGAGGACGTGAAGAGGGTTGTCGGGGACTACATCGACCAGCACAACATGCACCAGCTGGAGATCTATAAGGATGACCTTGGGAGATTGTTGCAGAG ATACATGGAAGCCCCGGTTGAGAGTGCCACTTACCCGGACAAGAACACTGTTGCCAATTCCCTCTCCACCTCAATCATAGCCAACAGGTTCTTGGTGGAAGCAGGAGAGAGGCCACAGTCTATGATCATCCACTATGCTGATATTGCGTCTATACATATCCTGGTGCTCAAG GATGCAGCAGAGACCTACACAGAGCCGGGTACTGTGTCTCGATGGTGGGTCGACCTCAACATCCAATTAGACCATTACATTGATTACGGTCGTCGGCTCCAGAACAGTGTTGTTGACTGGAGGAACGATATG ATGACTTGCACTTATGAGCAGAGTGGGAAATATGACAGCTGGACG GTTCAAGATGATGTAGCCGGCATTACAGATGTCTGCAAGCAACTGCAAGGAACTCATAACTGTGACGACCACTGCCAAATTTATCAG ATCCACATGAACCGTGAAGTGACGACCTTCATCTGGAACTACATGGGGAAGGCGCTAAGGGAGTGGGAGGATCTGAAGGTGCAGGCTTCGGAGATGGCTGCTCATGCTCactaa